One genomic segment of Oncorhynchus mykiss isolate Arlee chromosome 10, USDA_OmykA_1.1, whole genome shotgun sequence includes these proteins:
- the LOC110515566 gene encoding neuronal acetylcholine receptor subunit alpha-3 isoform X4, which yields MLPQDEVNQIMETNLWLRHIWNDYKLSWAPVEFDGIEFIRVPSNKIWRPDIVLYNNAVGDFLVEDKTKALLKFDGTVTWVPPAIFKSSCPMDITYFPFDYQNCSMKFGSWTYDKAKIDLVLIGSKVNLKDFWESGEWEIIDAPGYKHDIKYNCCEEIYPDITYSFYIRRLPLFYTINLIIPCLLISFLTVLVFYLPSDCGEKVTLCISVLLSLTVFLLVITETIPSTSLVIPLIGEYLLFTMIFVTLSIVITVFVLNVHYRTPMTHTMPGWVRSVFLRVLPRVMLMRRPIDQDGKALCSDSGEDRGAGGGGGGGGKGGKKRKNSLTQGGNCLEFGDNKLTEGGCGERGGKKCPCPCQHGKETLETTDPGKLSRQLSPQSINTVVAFSVLSPEIKQAIESVKYIAENMRSRNKAKEVEDDWKYVAMVIDRIFLWVFVTVCILGTLGLFLQPVIGFLS from the exons ATGCTACCTCAG GATGAAGTGAATCAGATCATGGAGACAAATCTGTGGCTGAGACac ATCTGGAACGACTACAAACTAAGCTGGGCCCCAGTAGAGTTTGATGGGATTGAGTTCATCAGAGTTCCATCCAACAAGATCTGGAGACCTGACATAGTGCTTTATAACAA TGCTGTGGGAGACTTCCTGGTTGAAGATAAGACCAAAGCTCTGTTGAAGTTTGACGGTACAGTCACCTGGGTTCCCCCTGCAATCTTTAAGTCCTCCTGCCCCATGGACATCACCTACTTCCCCTTTGACTACCAGAACTGCTCCATGAAGTTTGGCTCCTGGACCTACGACAAGGCCAAGATCGACCTGGTGCTCATTGGGTCAAAG GTCAACCTCAAAGACTTCTGGGAGAGCGGCGAGTGGGAGATCATCGATGCTCCGGGCTACAAGCACGACATCAAGTACAACTGTTGCGAGGAGATCTACCCAGACATCACCTACTCCTTCTACATCAGACGCCTGCCTCTCTTCTACACCATCAACCTCATCATCCCCTGTCTCCTCATCTCTTTTTTAACAGTCCTGGTCTTCTACCTGCCCTCCGACTGCGGAGAGAAG GTGACCCTCTgtatctctgtcctcctctccctcactgtgTTCCTTCTGGTGATCACTGAGACCATCCCGTccacctccctggtcatccccctCATCGGGGAGTACCTCCTCTTCACTATGATCTTCGTCACcctctccatcgtcatcaccGTGTTCGTCTTGAACGTCCACTATCGTACGCCAATGACCCACACCATGCCGGGCTGGGTCAGGTCCGTCTTCCTCAG GGTGCTACCCAGAGTCATGCTGATGAGACGGCCCATAGACCAGGACGGCAAGGCCCTCTGTTCAGACagtggggaggacagaggagcaggaggaggaggaggaggaggagggaaaggaggaaagaagaggaagaatagTCTGAcg CAGGGAGGGAACTGCCTGGAGTTCGGAGACAACAAACTGActgagggaggatgtggagaaagagggggaaagaagtGCCCTTGCCCCTGCCAACATGGGAAGGAGACCCTAGAGACAACAGATCCGGGGAAACTGAGCCGCCAGCTGAGTCCTCAGAGCATCAACACGGTGGTGGCCTTCTCCGTCCTGTCCCCGGAGATTAAACAGGCCATCGAGAGCGTCAAGTACATCGCCGAGAACATGAGGAGCCGCAACAAGGCCAAAGAG gtggaGGATGATTGGAAGTACGTTGCCATGGTGATAGACAGAATCTTCCTGTGGGTGTTTGTGACAGTGTGCATCCTCGGAACCCTCGGCCTCTTCCTGCAGCCTGTCATTGGCTTCCTGTCATAA